In Caldicellulosiruptor morganii, the following proteins share a genomic window:
- a CDS encoding glycerate kinase, translated as MKYLVAPDKYKGSFDALSASEIIKEAICEVDRNAEVFQLPLADGGEGTLTALSKIFGARIEEVEVNDPLFRKIKSRIGFFEDKAIIEMAECSGLLLLKDEERNPLYTTTYGVGELIKYAISKEVKEIIIGIGGSATNDAGVGMLNSLGMKFLDENGNKLKPVGENLVKIKKIDDSEFLKDVCKAKFTVLCDVTNPLYGENGAAYVFAPQKGADENAVKLLDMGLRNFANVAREYLGKDMSLSSGAGAAGGLGFALLAFLNARYVSGIDYILSASNAEEHVRWADIIITGEGRFDRQSLSGKSTIGIARLGAKFGKMVIVISGSIDCPFEEYSKEGITSIFSIVDMASLLDRCLKEAPRLLKETTMSIVNLILRSKNL; from the coding sequence TTGAAATATCTGGTTGCGCCGGATAAATACAAAGGATCATTTGACGCACTGAGTGCATCTGAAATTATAAAAGAGGCTATTTGTGAAGTTGACAGGAATGCAGAAGTTTTTCAGCTTCCACTTGCAGACGGTGGAGAAGGCACCCTGACAGCTCTCTCTAAAATCTTCGGCGCCAGAATAGAAGAAGTTGAAGTAAACGACCCTCTTTTCAGGAAAATAAAAAGCAGGATAGGATTTTTTGAAGACAAAGCAATCATTGAAATGGCAGAATGTTCAGGACTTCTTCTTTTAAAAGATGAAGAGAGAAATCCCCTTTATACAACAACATATGGTGTTGGTGAGCTCATCAAATACGCAATTTCAAAAGAAGTTAAAGAAATCATCATTGGTATTGGTGGGTCTGCAACAAATGACGCAGGTGTGGGTATGCTAAATAGCCTTGGTATGAAATTTCTGGACGAAAATGGGAATAAGCTAAAACCGGTTGGAGAAAACCTGGTAAAAATAAAAAAGATTGATGATTCAGAATTTTTGAAAGATGTGTGCAAAGCAAAATTTACAGTCCTGTGTGATGTAACAAACCCGCTCTATGGAGAAAACGGTGCAGCGTATGTATTTGCACCTCAAAAAGGTGCAGATGAAAATGCTGTAAAACTCCTTGACATGGGGCTCAGGAATTTTGCAAATGTTGCCAGAGAGTATCTTGGAAAAGACATGTCGCTTTCAAGTGGAGCTGGTGCTGCTGGGGGCCTGGGTTTTGCACTTTTAGCTTTTCTGAATGCCCGGTATGTATCTGGAATAGATTATATACTCAGCGCTTCAAATGCAGAAGAACATGTTAGGTGGGCAGATATTATCATCACCGGTGAAGGAAGATTTGACAGGCAAAGCCTATCTGGAAAATCTACAATTGGAATTGCAAGGCTTGGTGCAAAGTTTGGCAAAATGGTAATTGTTATTTCAGGTTCGATTGATTGTCCTTTTGAAGAATATTCAAAAGAAGGCATAACCTCAATTTTCTCTATCGTTGATATGGCATCATTGCTTGACAGATGCTTAAAAGAAGCGCCACGGCTTTTGAAAGAAACTACAATGAGCATTGTGAATTTGATTTTGAGATCAAAAAATCTTTAA
- the rplM gene encoding 50S ribosomal protein L13 translates to MKTYLAKPNEVPKKWYVIDATGKPLGRLAAKIAVILRGKHKPQFTPNVDTGDYVIVINAEKVVLTGKKLDKDGYRYHTKYPGGLKFIPYRRLLEKHPEKAIEIAVRGMLPKNRLRDRFMRKLKVYRGPNHPHAAQKPEVLEI, encoded by the coding sequence ATGAAAACATACCTTGCAAAGCCAAATGAAGTTCCAAAGAAGTGGTATGTGATAGATGCAACAGGAAAACCGCTTGGAAGGCTTGCTGCTAAAATTGCTGTGATTTTAAGAGGTAAGCACAAACCCCAGTTTACGCCAAATGTTGATACAGGTGACTATGTGATTGTTATAAACGCTGAAAAGGTAGTTTTAACAGGTAAAAAGCTTGACAAGGACGGCTACAGGTATCATACAAAGTATCCGGGTGGCTTGAAATTTATTCCATATCGCAGACTTTTAGAAAAGCATCCAGAAAAGGCAATTGAAATTGCTGTTCGTGGAATGCTTCCTAAAAACAGGCTGAGAGACAGGTTCATGAGAAAGCTCAAAGTATACAGAGGACCAAATCATCCACATGCTGCACAAAAGCCAGAAGTTCTGGAAATTTAG
- a CDS encoding alpha-L-fucosidase C-terminal domain-containing protein: MKTNGEGIYSTRPWIKYGEGPTKGQGRAFQEKRLEWTKEDFRFTQKDGKIFAFQMKYPEDHRAIIKSLGLSSGISVKEVRLLGFEDELEFEQLDSTLIIKLPEKYCSTGYPHCFCIK, translated from the coding sequence ATGAAAACAAACGGGGAAGGTATATATTCCACGCGTCCATGGATAAAATATGGAGAAGGTCCGACAAAGGGTCAAGGCAGAGCTTTTCAGGAAAAAAGGCTTGAGTGGACAAAAGAGGATTTTAGATTTACCCAAAAAGATGGGAAAATTTTTGCTTTTCAAATGAAGTATCCAGAGGATCACAGGGCAATTATCAAAAGTTTGGGACTATCAAGCGGCATCTCTGTCAAAGAGGTAAGACTTTTGGGCTTTGAAGATGAGCTTGAATTTGAACAGCTTGACAGCACTCTGATAATCAAATTGCCAGAGAAGTACTGCAGCACAGGATATCCACATTGTTTTTGCATAAAGTAA